CAAATCCCAGGAACCGATCGCTCTCGAACTGCGCCGCGCCATAGACATAGGCGCGGTCGTCGATCTTCCAGTTGGGTTCATAGGCAGCGAGATAGCGTTCGCGCACCGTTCGCCCGAACGTCTCCTGATAATCGGCCTGGATCCGCAGCTTGTGGCGCCAGCGGAGCGCTTCGCGCTTCAAGTCGACAATGCCGGTGAGGCCCAGCGTTTCTGTGTTGCCAGTGGTGAAGTAGCCGCCCAGTTCGGCGCGCCCCTTGATCAGGTCGAGGAACTTGGCCTCGCGGATGCGGCGTTCGGCAGCCTCGCGTCGTTCGCGCTTCCAGGTCGCGGCTGCCTTCTCGAATTGCGCGGCGCGCTCCTTGTCGGCGGCCTTGGCATATTTGACGATCGCATTGACCGCGCCCTCGTCGCCCGCCTTCATCGCGGCGTCGAGCATCGCCTTCACCTCCGACGAGCGTTCGACCGATTGGTTTGGCGGCGGCGGGGGAGCCTCCTGCGGCGCGGATGCGGTTACGTCTGCGTTGGCAAGTAGCAGCGGAGCGAGCAAAAGGGGGAGGAGGCGGCGCATGTAACCGGTTACTACCCTTTCTTGGTTAAGGAATCGAGTGCTGCACTGCATCAATCGACCTCTAGCCCAAGAGGTTGGGCGAAAATGTGGAGCAGACGGACATACAGGTCGCGTTTGAACGGGACGATCACATCGGGCAGCTCGCGCGGCTCAAGCCAGCGCCAGGCACGGAATTCCGGCTCGGCGGTGGCGATGTCGATCGCCTCGTCCCCTGCGGTCAGGCGGAACAGGAACCAGCGCTGGCGCTGGCCGCGCCATTTGCCCTTCCACACCTTGCCCAGCAGGTCGTCGGGCAGATCGTACTCCAGTTCGATCTCGGGCGCGGCGAGCAGTTCGACATGGTTGCGGGCGACGCCGGTTTCCTCCCATAGCTCGCGATAGGCGGCATCGAGCGGGTCTTCGCCCGGATCGATCCCGCCCTGCGGCATTTGCCATGCCTCCAGCGTCGAATCGAGACGCTGGCCGACGAACACCTGACCTTGCCTGTTGAGCAGGATGACCCCGGCGCAGGGGCGATAGGGAAGCGCGTCGCGGTCGATCATGCCGCCGCCTGGATCATCACGCGGTTCGCCTCGGCCTCGGTCAGCAATGCGCGGAAGGCGACGAGCATCCCGGCGACGTCGCCTTGCGCTGAAGGAATGGCGCGGCGCAAGGTGATGAAGCCGTGGATATTGCCTACCGCCTCGCGGAACACGACCGGCACGCCTGCCGCCGCCAGCGCTCCGGCATAGGCGCGGCCCTGATCCCGGATTGGATCGAGGCTGGCGGTGATGACCAGTGCCGGGGGCAACCCCTCCAGCGTTGCATGGCGCATCGGCGAGGCGCGCGGGTGCGCGACATCGGCGGCATAGCATTCGTTAAACCACGCCATGCCCTTGGCGGTGAGCAGATAGCCCTCCGCGAAGTGATCGGCGGAGGGGTAGCTGCCCCCGAAATCCGCGGCGGGATAGATCAGCAACTGGCCGATCACCGGCACGGCGGCGGGTGCGTCGCGCAGGTCGCTCGCGGCGACCGCGGCGATCTGTCCGCCCGCGCTGTCGCCCGCGAGCGCGATGCTGGTCACCGCGCGGCCGAGTTCGGCGGGGTTGGAGGCGACCCAGCGCGCCGCTGCCTCGCAATCGTCGGACGCTGCGGGCCAGGGATTTTCGGGAGCGAGGCGATAGTCGACCGAGACGACGGGAAGGTCGAGCAGGCGGCTCATCTCGGCGGTGAAGCTCGCATGGCTGTCGATATTGCCGATGACGAAGCCGCCGCCGTGGAAGAAGACCACGACCGGGCCGGGTTCGCGCTTCTCGCGCACATCGAACAGGCGGGCGGGTATATCTCCGGCGGGCCCAGGGATGGTGAGGTCCTTGACCGTCGCGAGCTCACCTAGCGGCAGATCGACCATATCCTTCATCGCCAGATATT
The genomic region above belongs to Sphingomonas sp. J315 and contains:
- a CDS encoding YdiY family protein, whose product is MRRLLPLLLAPLLLANADVTASAPQEAPPPPPNQSVERSSEVKAMLDAAMKAGDEGAVNAIVKYAKAADKERAAQFEKAAATWKRERREAAERRIREAKFLDLIKGRAELGGYFTTGNTETLGLTGIVDLKREALRWRHKLRIQADYQETFGRTVRERYLAAYEPNWKIDDRAYVYGAAQFESDRFLGFDERYSVSAGAGYSAVKSPALTLDLEIGPAFRYTDFITAATERQIAARGKIDLDWKLSKGVTFSQDASAFVEQQNSTITGKSALRVKLFGPFSTQMSYAVNYESAPPNGRKSTDTTTRASLLVDF
- a CDS encoding RNA pyrophosphohydrolase encodes the protein MIDRDALPYRPCAGVILLNRQGQVFVGQRLDSTLEAWQMPQGGIDPGEDPLDAAYRELWEETGVARNHVELLAAPEIELEYDLPDDLLGKVWKGKWRGQRQRWFLFRLTAGDEAIDIATAEPEFRAWRWLEPRELPDVIVPFKRDLYVRLLHIFAQPLGLEVD
- a CDS encoding alpha/beta hydrolase — encoded protein: MADHFVRPDTRAFLDMLAAMPEMPWPPHPAAYRAQYLAMKDMVDLPLGELATVKDLTIPGPAGDIPARLFDVREKREPGPVVVFFHGGGFVIGNIDSHASFTAEMSRLLDLPVVSVDYRLAPENPWPAASDDCEAAARWVASNPAELGRAVTSIALAGDSAGGQIAAVAASDLRDAPAAVPVIGQLLIYPAADFGGSYPSADHFAEGYLLTAKGMAWFNECYAADVAHPRASPMRHATLEGLPPALVITASLDPIRDQGRAYAGALAAAGVPVVFREAVGNIHGFITLRRAIPSAQGDVAGMLVAFRALLTEAEANRVMIQAAA